The nucleotide sequence TGTGAAAGAAATCCTCCAACAAAGGCATCTCCtacaaaaacagaagaaaagaaTATTACGACTAGCACGTAACATCAATTACAAATTGACCTTGAATGGGATTTTTTTCTACTCATCAGCACAACTACAAAAAGCAAAAGGGCAATACCTGCTCCATTGGTATCAACTAATTTCTCTTTAGGTAATAGTATAACAGGGTACAATGTCACTTTCCCATCTTGAGCAACACATACGGGATCAGCACCCTGTGTGATAACAGTAATCCTTTTGCGTGCCTCTGATGCCTTTGGCAACTGGGATATCTTTAAAGCTATCTCCTCGACATTTTCAGTCTGGTCAACAGGAAAAGAACCAAGATGAGTTACTAAATGAAATGTAAAAGCAAAACCGCAAGGGTACAGATCTGCAAAGTAACGATTTACCTCCCAGCCATGAACTTTGGAAAATGTTCTTGCTTCAGTCTCATTTCCAAAAACATAGTCCATATACCTGAATCCCAGAATGCAAATCCTTAAAGatcaataagaaaaaaataatttatttcaatttaacagtTTAGGATTCTTACGGCAGAGCTTTCTCCTGTGGATCCTTGAAGAACTCGCAGATAAATGGTGCAGAAAGGTTCATCATGAAGACCTTCACAAGGGAGTAAAATACTTGAGTATCAAATACTTCCAGTAGAAAGGGAAGGCAGAGTTTTAATCATATCTAACCTTGTTATTTGCTGCTGCATGCTCGGCAACTAATTGAATGGATTCAGGGGATACAGTAAGGAAAAAGCCAgcaatatagaaatatttggcCTTCTcaactatttatataaaaaatgcaCAATACCAAATGTTAGTCATCTTGATGATTCACATTTAATGGAGATAAAAATAGATACTGAACAGATCAACAAGGTACCTAATGCCCAATTTTCGGGTTGCTTCAAATGGTCGACCTTGTAGCAATTTGCAGCTGATAAGTTGGCAATAAGTGACCTACAATCAGATGCAATCGAAAAGAAGGCTTAAAACAACGATTTtgcaataaaaatatatatattaagctgAAGATGTACACTATTTTAAGacattgcaaaattttattattttttcccatTAATACTTCGAATAAGAAAAAAGTCAAGGAAAGCTTGATCCTCTTACCTTTCACCACCAACCACACAAACAGCACAAGTTCCTGTAGGTGTATTCTCATCTTCATAATAGTGAACCTAGTTGTTAAATGAATAAGTTAATTTCAGAACTGGATTCAATGGTCTGGTACAGTGTCGCAGAtcgaaaaagaaacaagaagaCAAAATTACAAGATTAAACTTACATTAACACCAGCTTGTTTAGAGTTCTTGGTCATCTCCTCACCAAACTTGTCCTTTCCGATGCAACCAATGTAACTAGTGGCCCCGGGAACTTGAAGCATCCACTGTAAGAagcaaaatcaaaatgataagctatttttacaACAGCTACTCAAGATTCAGCTCCAActaatataaaagaaattacacACTGCACATACCTGAGCAACCCTGATTGAATTCTGAGTAGCtcctgaaaaaagaaaaatcataaacataaaaaaaaaatgttactttccTTCCCGGAAACACAATAATCTATAAATTAAAACACAACAATTCAGATCTAGTGTAATTACCTCCAGCAATGTACTCCACATTATATTTAGCAGCCATTTCATCATACCTGAAACAATCATAGGATCATATGAACTCATAAAACATCTtatcttttcataaaatttctaattactaaaacaaaaagaatatagCCGATAAAAACAGCTAAAAATCTTTCCAAAACTGAGATGGAAAAATCTCCAACCAATTATTACATCACATCAAAACCTTAATTAGGATGTTTACCAAACTCTCAAAAGACTCAAACAACCAAAGTAAATAAGTTAAACTCAAGATTATACTAAAATACATTCTAgcacaaaatcaaataaaattagcATGTTACCTGACAGCTCAGACAACCAAAATGAAGCATGGACATGGACACCAGACATGACGACACTGACGCGTGGACaccaataaaattttgaaaaatgacataattcaatgtaataaCAAGTGTCAGTGTCATGTTGGTGTCAGATCAGTGTCGGACACCGAAAACGCAAAGTGTTGGTGCAACAAGTGTCGGTACAACAGAGACCAAAACAAATAAGGTAAACTCGAGATTATATTATCGTAAATAGCATTCTAGCACAACATAATATATTAATCTTTGACTCTGCTACTTTCTATCTTGTATATTTTACGCGTATTTCAAAatacacaaaaaacaaaaacatgttcAAACATGATTTCtcgaaaataaataagttaaacTCAAGATTATCCCACATAACATTCTACCAGAAAACGTTAATGGTTAATATGATACTGATCCGAAAATGAATctgaaatgagaaaaaaaaaaaaaaaaaaaaaaaaaaacgtaaagtcgGAAATCTTACATAGATTTGTGCTTATCTTCAGCGAGAATGGCATTGTTCAACTGGATATCAAACCtgtaaatcaaattcaaaaccaaaactATGAGATCTGATTCATTTCACCTTTTATtattcaaatcaacaaaaacaaaaaagatgtaAGAAAGAAGAAACGTACTTTTTCAAGAAATCTTCATCGACGACAGCAGAGATGTCGAGAAGGGGATTACCCATACCGAGAAGAACACCTTCCAAAGCCATTACTGATTATGGATGCGAAAAAACAGAGAGAGGCGAGAGAAGAGATGTTGAAtgtgaatgaatgatgaaatgAGAGAGTGAAGTAGGTGGTTTAAATAAAGTCACTAGTGAATGTGATTTAGATCTACCCTGCTTCTTACATATGGctttttattatatgatgatcataattaaataaaagtgcttttatttttttgattggtTTGGCATGCATTTTGTCGGTTGGTAAAgttattttcattcctttcaTAATAATTCCAACTTTTTACTACTACTACTTCACAATTAATTCTTcaaaatccctcaaaaaaataaaataataattcttcaaattattttacaaatcaaacttCAAGTTTAAAAAAGTTAcaaacacattatttatttatgggaAATGTTGACAAGTGTCCTTGGAACATTTTTTAAGACTCTTAAAAAGtaccatattttaaaaatttatgtaatgaatgcattaaaaattgaaatatttaacttttttataaaataattttttctttttgaatgcTTAAAGAATACCCGAAACATTAGTTAACAAGAACCTTTATTTATTAAtcagattttgaaagaaaaaattgaagttaatttagttagtttatgactgtttattttttagggaaggAATGAAAAATAGACACTAATTTGTTGCGAGACAAGGGATAGATGTTTCAATCTTTTAactatttgattcaaaattcaATCATTGATTGGTGTGAAATTAtggattaaaaaatatactttaacagagataatatttttaatgGATTTAAGTTATatctaataattaataatatttatagttGCATttgtacaacaaaaaaaaaattatagttgcATGCATCGATATCTCATTTCAGATATCCAATTTAATCCCAActtcaactttattttattagtattttttataactaagatgtctgtttatgaattttattgtaaaatttcaACCCCAACAAAGAATATTAGGTATGAATATTTTACATATAGTGCGAGATGAGGATACAAAACTTAGTCTCATAATGTCGTCATTTCTAAACAATATAACATACTATAAAATTGAGGGATCATGTTGGCATTCAATCCAAAATACTTTTACAAAAGTAGAACAATGTGAcacaatgaatttttatgtgtaaatcataaaagagtaaattaaattcattggatattatttttttagaaaaagctCTTCTTAAAATGATACTATTTTGtctattgtttttttgaagaggatATTTTGTCAgttgttaatttttattatttattattattattattgtcattttGGGTCCGCCACCCTCACCAATGGTCACTGGTCTCCCTCCATCCACCAACCCAGTAGGGTCCATTGGCTAGAACGTGGAGAGTGTATGGCATACCACAGCTCCACGACAAACCCTCTTACTAAAATCAACGATCACTCTTTTATgcaattgtttatttattttaaacacTTGCCTAAACTCCAACAATAccgaaaataagaaaataacatgtttgtgtttattttttatttgggaaaaagaaattcaaaggGAGAAAAATTGATTACATTAGCACTTGTGACAACACCTACCACAAACCCTCAGTTAATGAAAAATACCTACCACAATCCACAAATTTCAGCTAATACTTACAAATCACAATAGCTTTTAACCCCCGCAATCTTAGAATTTGTTTGAATATTGGCATATggagaaaaacaattaaataacaaaaaatagcttatcatgaAGGGTTGTTTCCAATGATCCAGGACTTGTGTGTTTGGGTCTTGGCCTTCTAATTgacacataaatcaaaatacaaacaCAGCAAAGGATGATATAAGGCGTTGCTGTTACAGCATTTATCCTATACTTAAAAGTTAGAACTGATACATAAGAGTCATATTTTCATAGTAACTTCGAGCAAGAGAAAAGTTAGAAAAAAATTTCAACCACTTGGTTCATACTATACTGGAGCTGCTTTCTTTTTCCACAACGAAAAGTTATTCAGATGAAAGAAGAATTAATGTTGCTAAATAGCTTGTCAAATTTCATTGAGTATATGAAAAACAATCTGTATGCCtctattttcttcatattttcagATATGCATTCATTTCACCAGCAAAATCGTTTTGTCCATTAACTCTAAAAAGATCATCATCAATGAATAAATGTGTTCGATTTTATTCCATTTCCCACTTTTGAAGgttgaataatttatttctttttcaaatctgAACCGATAAGTCCTTTTGCAATGTCATCTctacaaacaaatcaaacaactcACATCTTTTCTTTATTCACTCTCTTCAACATTGACAGATTATTCTTCCACCTCTTTCAAAGCTATAGATTTATGGGTCATAAGTGAGTGGTGGTCTCTCTCTTCAAAATGCTCCTCTTCTGTTGAATGTGTGGAAGTagaacaattattttgattttgttaaaatttaaacagGGCATAGgaaaaagaatataatttaaaactcaaaattcaaaattaaattaaagctAGATCTGGAAGAGAAAGACAGGAAAAGGATATGAGAGGTTGTTGTCAAAAGATGGTGATGAAAAAACAGAATTGAGTGTAGACTGCAGATGAAATCAAATGGTAAGAGGATAAAATAGGAATTTTCAATGGTATGTAGGGGTGGAATTATGTACATAAAATATTCTTTGTGAGATCAAATTTATTGTGATATGTTTAACACCAATAAGTTAAGAGAAGGTTGCCATCATGAAATCTGGGCCGTtcctttaaattaataatatatcaatggcTATTATTCATTCATCAAACAATTTGTGCATTGTAAATGCCACCTTTATACCCATACAGTGTTAGTAAAATCCTTGAGTTTTCTCGTCAAACACAAATCAGACAACTAAATAGCAGTATCAAACAACtattctaaaaaatttaaattttgcaaGAGTTTCACAAAAGCACTAATGATGGCTCTACAACTGCTACTCAAAACGGCATCGAAATTAGATTTTCTATAGTAGTAGCCACTATTATCACTATTGACTAGAGAGATTTGAGTTGGATTTTTGTTTCGGCAAAAATGTTTTTCACCACTTTGAAGAGCCAGTAATCCATTGACCGAAAGCATTTCAAACACGAATATAGTAGTACAAAACCCAACCATGACATGATTGGATTAATGGCAATTACTCAACAACTTCGTCTCTCAGGAACATAAACAAGTTGCTATTATTACAAATAAGAATTTTGCAAAATTAGAGCAAGCAAACAACTTGCACAATTAAAAAAAGGTGataatcacaattttttaaaaaaaggtaatGATCAGAAAGGAATTAAACATCATAAGGTGCTTTATTTAGCTATATTATTGACAATGAATACTAAAATGGACTAGCAAGGGTTGTCATTAGACAGCAGGGGACATCAAATACTTGAATTTTTGTCCATTCCTTGCCTTTGGTTGTAATGTCGCATATGTAGATGCTTTACCCATTAAGCTGAGGAAATCCCACTCCTCCAAAAAACTTGgggaaataaaaagaaattgactgaaacaaaatcataattaacaattTCTTGCCGACTCCGAAGCAAAAAATCAAAGATGATCAATAATTGCTTTTGTAAATTCAGTTGTCTTTGAACTGCCACCAAGATCAGCAGTTCGGTACTTCCCTTCagcaattgtgttaagaatgGCATTTTGAATCCGATCCGCTTTGTCATGGAGATCCAAATGGCGCAACATTGAGACAGAGCTCAGCAGCAAAGCTGTTGGATTTGCCAAATTCTGCATAAATACACAGAAAAATTGGTTAAACAACATTGACTTTAAGAGATACTACAAGATAAGGAAGTAAGGAACCAATCTGTGCAGAGTTGCATGGATGTTGCTGCGTGCAAGTGAGAAAACAGAtgcagaaaaaaaaacacaagggAACATATTAATCCTGATTATCCTTAGCTTTAAGGGACTGGTGGAACAAAGAACGCAGTTCTGATGGTGGTGGTCTAGttgaaaaaaccattggagtTTCCACCGGCTGCTGATGGAGGCTGACTTGGCCAGAAAATGAATGATTCTAAATACGCAGAAGAAAGACAAGGCTGCAAGTTTTGGAAACTTAAGATGAAACATGGCACGTGTCTGGTAGcacccaaaaaagaaaaaaaatgactaaATGAGAAAAGAGGGACAACACAGTGGAAGAAAGTGGAAAACAAAGATGTTACATTGTGGTTGTGGTTGAAAGGAACCACACAGAGATTTTCACGGTGCGTTAGACCTAAAAATACtattaataaagaaaattttagagacaGAATGGGTTGGGCTTGTCGTACAGTACAGACACGAGGAAAAGAAGTATTATATtatacttctagattttggggAACTCAACAACAGAAAAGCGATAGGTTAGGTTATGAAAGACGGACGATACCCACTTTCATATGGTTTTTTTAGATAGTGGaggagaaaaaagaaagatataaaACTTTCTATTATGATTATGGTTGAATAGTTCTGGTTATGATACAAGAGTAAGCAgcatttatttatacaaaaacaaGAACCCTGATCAAAGTTAAATAGGAAAACAATTCATGATAACATAATTATAAGCGGTAATTTAagatactataaaaaaaaaggtattctTGAATATATGTGAGAAAGAAGATGCTAAACGACATTTTTCATATCATCTAACAGTGTATATATGAGAAAGATGCACATCCACCAAAGTTGACTCCTTAGTCACATATGCAATATCGAAAGGGAAAAGCTGAATATAACGAAATATTCATGTACAAAATTTCCGCTAATAATATGTGATAACCTTAAAATCCCTCAATTGGTATTCTCTTTTACACAATCTTTCCTATATGGTCAGTCATTTCCATGTCtcgtttcattttaatttattcgtAATGTATAGCAAAGCTAATATTCAAAACCGTAAGTCTCTAATTGCCAACTAATACTGCTAtggttttgtcatttttttcaaCTCTTGTAATTTTGTTCGTTATAATTGAGTAATTGTGTTTTCAACAACTTAGGAGAAGGAATAAACCAGACAACTAATGAGAAACCAAATGTCTAGCCTATTTTTCGCTTAGCTTCGCCTAGTTTATCTTGCATTGCAAATAGAACAAGCTTAGGCTTTTAAAAAGGCATATATAACTTAGTGGACTAAAGCCTAGGAAGTTAAAAAGGCTTATTTGAACCTGCAATgctaatttgtttattattatttaaaatttaaatataatattacattttataATACTTACATAATTTGTTAGAACTCAACATAATATTCTAActttatacaaaacaaaataattgaattaaaagtattaaaaattaaaaaactatgtGCAAATTTCTTGGTCTATTTGAAGCAGGGATGCAAGTCTCTAAATAGACTCTTACACTAGGCCAGtcccacaaaataaaataaaaaggaaagaaacgCATATGATAGATAACATCTAGCTCAGGCTGAAGTTTTGCAGTACAAGCCAAGATCTATTTAAGCAAAGCCTAATCTAGCTTAGCTGACTTACAACCTAAATTAGGATTGCACCAGCTGCCAAAAGATTCCCCAATAGTTTCACCCAATGCCTTAAAAAGGGCATATGGCTCAGAAGTACAAAACAGGCACTCAAAAAACCGTATATTCTTATAAccagggaaaaaaaaaaggtttagaacaaataatatatggtttaagaGTATTTGCGCAACTCACCTTTCCAGCAATATCAGGTGCTGAACCATGTACAGCCTCAGCAAGTGCAATACCTCCCTCACCAATGTTGAGGctgcaaaatatataaaatgctGTCAGATGATATAACTGTGGCTTCTAGAATTCTTTGCCCAAAATgtaaaggaaaaagaagaaaaaaaaccttgGTGTCAAGCCCAATCCCCCAATCAAGCCAGCACACAGGTCGCTGATTATATCACCGTAAAGGTTAGGCATCACCAATACATCAAAGAGTCCAGGATTCTTCACAAGCTGTGGAAGGTCCAAAAATTAACCAGTGTATCAATCTCATAGACAAAAAAAGAAGTCAAAATGCAGTTGTATCCTATATCCAGTTCACCAATATTACCATCATGCAGCAATTGTCAATGACAACTTCCTCGTACACTATCTCGGGATATTTCTCTGCAACCTCACggcaacactaaaaataataaaacataaacagtCAATATTAGTATTcacagaaaaaaaattgagactTTATTGATAGGCATTTGCACATATCAAAAGACCTTGAGGAAAAGACCATCAGTCTTTTGCATAATGTTAGCTTTGTGTATAGCAGACACTCTCTTTCTTCCATGTTCCTTGGCGTAGTGAAAAGCATACTCAGCTACCCTTATACTTGCTTGACGTGTAATGATTTTGATACTTTCTACTACACCCCTCACAACCTGTAACCCCAAATTGCTAGACAAATTATATTAATCACAATTAGGATTATGATGTGTGACATGTATTGTTGTGAAATTTACCTGATGTTCAAGTCCACTATACTCGCCTTCGGTATTTTCACGGATTGTGATGAGATCAACATTATCGTATCGAGTTTTGTATCCATTAAGGCTGTAGCAAGGTCGAACATTGGCATATAAATTAAGCTCTTTTCTTAGAGTAAGGTTTAGTGAACGATGCCCTTTACCGATAGGGGTGGCCATTGGCCCTTTCAAGCCAACCTTATTCCGCCTAACTGATTCTAAACTTTCCCATGTCAGAAAGCTCTTTGTTCTAGGGTCAACTTCAGTCCCTACATAATGCTCTTCCCATTCTATTTGCGCATCAGCAGCTTGGAATATCTAATTATTGCAATAGAAATAATTAACATAGCCTTACTTTTGAATCAACATAGAAATTCAATGTTTATGAATGTACACGTATACATAACAAGAAACAACCAACAATGAAGTATGGCAATCATTGGTCAGTGAACAGGAAATGACAAGTGAGCAACACAAACTTCAATCCATGTCAAAGaaagcaaaataaaacaaacaaatatgccCATAGTACAAGAAAATCAATAGAAACCCCAAGGGTTAATGAGTACATGCTCCATGTTTTTTTGGGAGGAACTTACAAAAGAGCAATTATTGAAAGATGAAACATATATCAAGATACTGTAAATCGTTAACCTTATATCTATGGTATTATGAATGGCAAACCTTTTTCCCTTAAACATTATGTTGGGTGAGTGTGACAAGTCGAAGTCCTACAATTTGTAGGATTTGGTTTGTCCTAGTGTCCctgttttgtttgtgtttcaTACTTTCACGGTATATTTTCAGAAGAGCTATAACAAGTACAACTtaaatttacaataaaaaaaaaaaaaacagacgaTGAAATTTGAGCTTATTGATAGAACTTGGTAGTCAAAACCCcaattttaatcttaaaatcTTAGGATTTTGCGTTTATACTTGCCCTCACCGATTATGAGTAGACACATAATCCCAATTTGGTGGAATCCTGTGTAATCCACTTTTCTCTGAAACGGTTCTGCGATTATAGTTGCGGTGGTGGAACTAAAAAAGGCAATTTTAGTTGTAGATTTGTTTGAGAATTATGACTTTGATTTAATGTATTAGTTACATAAGTATTTCAAGTGTTATGATGTTGATATTTGAGTGTTAGCGTGTTAATTACACaagtattttaagttttaattgtGTAAGCGTTATGCAACTATGCTATTATGTGAATTATGcttatgaatttaaatttacACAAGTATTTCAAGTGTAATTTAAGGTTTTTTATCTTACCTATGCTATTTTATATGATGTCTATGCATAAATTTGAtagttttatgaattttgtataATCCTACAATTTATGTATCGATTCTATGATTTTACCCCCCTTACCGATCATGCTTTGACTACCTTCCATAGAAGAGCTATGAAAAGTTTGATCATGTCGACAAACTAGCCCACTCTCAATTTTAAGCTTTTGGTCTTGCAATAGCATTGCTAGTCAGGGCTAACACACATTACCTCCAGCCATACTTATATCAATGCCACAATCATTAGCTATAGACAACCGCCTTCAAAGAATCAGCAACCTTATGTCAACCGTTTTCACATGACTTATCTCAGACAGTTTTTTCGCCCCTTTCTATTGATACCGAGAAACCATACAAACAGACTGCAACCTTATGTCAACCGTTTTCACATGGCATGCTTAAACATGACACCgtgaatgattatacattcgGAGTAAAATCATGAAGTGAACCATagttctcaattttattttctcgAATTCAAATTAAGTGCGTTCACTTGCACTGGTTTTGAAAATACAAAAGCTTaatctttaaaattcaaattatttgcaacacaacaataacaataacaattagAATCAGAAAACAACAAATACCCAATTCGTTTATGGATTCGAATAAAAAAGCATCGATTGATCCAAAATTAAATATAGACGGAATTAAAGTATGAGTAGATCGCATGAAAAAGTAAAGGGAAGGAACGAACCTGTTTGACGGAATCAGCGATTTCGGGACCGATACCATCGCCGGGGAAAAGGGTGGCGCGGATCGGAGTGGAATCGGAAGAGAAGGATCTGTGGTTTGCGAAATAGCGGCTTCCGAGTGTTCTTCTAAGGATCTGAGAAGCCATTACGCTGTGTTGTTTGTTTCTGATTCTTCACATGCAACgctgaacaagaagaagaaaagtagaATAATACCAAATTATTATTGTCCtttgtttaataatttaataatgatGTTAAAAAGATTCGGGTGTGAAGTGCGAAAATGGTCAGCTCTTGCTCTTagggatggaaaaaaaaaaattaattataaataattgatttaccctaaaaaaataatagatttaatttttatatatatttttacgaaatttgaattgaatttcttGGAGAGAACAAATTACAAAGATTAGTTTCTtcgaaaaaaatacaaagattagTCAATTTTTGacattcaattttgttcttaAATGCTTTAAGCGGAATTCACTAAAAAACACTATTAGATGAAGTCTGATTCGGTGCATTCGATGGCTCATTGATATCATATGGATTGGGAGGtaaattttttatcattaatgCTTGTGCCGATGCTTTGGCCCATATAAGGTGTGATTCTCGTGATGGTTGGATTGCTTATGAGTCTTGTCCGACTCAATTGCTTTCTTCTTATATTAGAGGATTTAATTTTGGCGTAGTTTTCCTTTTGGACTTAAGCtctatctataaaaataaaataaaaaataattacatagGTTGCAAAAGAAAtttcacttaaaaaaattacagtgagaaaattaatatttaattgaatgaataaaaaatatataaatacaacatAATATAGCCAATAAATGTTGATTCGGTTAGTTAAGAGTTCACACACTTGCGATATCGTGAGTTCAACTTTCATtctcaatataaaaatatagttgatgtaTAATGTGCATGTGTCTTTGTAAGTAAGACAAATAAACACGTGTGTAGTGTCTACAAAATATAACTACaataaataggataaaaatATGCCCTACAAGTATGAAGATGGACGTAAATAATTACcataatattttataagaaactaaaatggaaTTAAATTAACAAACAACTTTACTTAACCTATTTATGTTGGTCTGGTTGTATTGGTTTGGGGGCATTAGAGTGTGCTCCTTCTCAAGATCTCTAGTTCGATTTTTCTGCAAtcaatttaggtgggctaacttagtttcttcaaaaaaacaaacaactttACTTTCTCTCGACAAGGAGTGCTAGAGA is from Medicago truncatula cultivar Jemalong A17 chromosome 1, MtrunA17r5.0-ANR, whole genome shotgun sequence and encodes:
- the LOC11434137 gene encoding isocitrate dehydrogenase [NAD] catalytic subunit 5, mitochondrial → MASQILRRTLGSRYFANHRSFSSDSTPIRATLFPGDGIGPEIADSVKQIFQAADAQIEWEEHYVGTEVDPRTKSFLTWESLESVRRNKVGLKGPMATPIGKGHRSLNLTLRKELNLYANVRPCYSLNGYKTRYDNVDLITIRENTEGEYSGLEHQVVRGVVESIKIITRQASIRVAEYAFHYAKEHGRKRVSAIHKANIMQKTDGLFLKCCREVAEKYPEIVYEEVVIDNCCMMLVKNPGLFDVLVMPNLYGDIISDLCAGLIGGLGLTPSLNIGEGGIALAEAVHGSAPDIAGKNLANPTALLLSSVSMLRHLDLHDKADRIQNAILNTIAEGKYRTADLGGSSKTTEFTKAIIDHL
- the LOC11421324 gene encoding adenosine kinase 2, giving the protein MALEGVLLGMGNPLLDISAVVDEDFLKKFDIQLNNAILAEDKHKSMYDEMAAKYNVEYIAGGATQNSIRVAQWMLQVPGATSYIGCIGKDKFGEEMTKNSKQAGVNVHYYEDENTPTGTCAVCVVGGERSLIANLSAANCYKVDHLKQPENWALVEKAKYFYIAGFFLTVSPESIQLVAEHAAANNKVFMMNLSAPFICEFFKDPQEKALPYMDYVFGNETEARTFSKVHGWETENVEEIALKISQLPKASEARKRITVITQGADPVCVAQDGKVTLYPVILLPKEKLVDTNGAGDAFVGGFLSQLVQEKPIEECVRAGCYAANVIIQRSGCTYPEKPDFH